The proteins below are encoded in one region of Paenarthrobacter ilicis:
- a CDS encoding primary-amine oxidase produces MTPTATETVATEQAQYGLATGAEISQVQGILQAAGHLGAEKRIAYLGLVDPSRGAPGLERRFRVFIHDISGGAPTDVVVSVTRGEIVSALELDTKVSGELPVLEEEFEVVEALLATDERWLTALAARDLDVEKVRVAPLSAGVFEYEDERGRRILRGLAFVQDFPEDSAWAHPVDGLVAYVDVVNKEVTQVIDLGVMPIPAEHGNYTDPELTGPLRETQKPISITQPEGPSFTVTGGNHVEWEKWSVDVGFDVREGVVLHNLAFQDGEKKRPIINRASIAEMVVPYGDPSPIRSWQNYFDTGEYLVGQYANSLELGCDCLGDITYLSPVISDAFGNPREIRNGICMHEEDWGILSKHSDLWTGINYTRRNRRLVISFFTTIGNYDYGFYWYLYLDGTIEFEAKATGVVFTSAFPEGGSENISQLAPGLGAPFHQHLFSARLDMAIDGFINRVEEEDVVRQAMGEGNERGNAFSRKRTLLAKESEAVREADARAGRTWIISNPGSTNRLGEPVGYKLHAENQPTLLADPGSSIAKRAAFATKDVWVTRYADDERYPTGDFVNQHSGGAGLPAYVAQDREIDGQDIVLWHTFGLTHFPRVEDWPIMPVDTVGFKLRPEGFFDRSPVLDVPANASGSSCHSAAGATGEHHDGEAAGHCH; encoded by the coding sequence ATGACGCCCACAGCAACTGAGACAGTCGCCACCGAGCAAGCACAGTACGGCCTGGCAACGGGCGCCGAGATTTCCCAGGTACAGGGGATCCTGCAGGCCGCCGGCCATTTGGGCGCTGAGAAGCGCATCGCCTACCTGGGGCTGGTGGACCCCTCCCGTGGCGCCCCCGGGCTTGAACGCCGTTTCCGCGTCTTCATCCACGACATTTCCGGTGGAGCTCCTACGGACGTCGTGGTCTCCGTAACCCGCGGCGAGATCGTGTCAGCACTCGAACTGGACACCAAGGTCTCCGGTGAACTCCCCGTCCTCGAGGAAGAGTTCGAGGTGGTGGAGGCGCTCCTCGCCACCGATGAGCGGTGGCTCACAGCGCTCGCAGCCCGGGACCTGGACGTGGAGAAGGTCCGTGTTGCTCCGCTGTCCGCCGGCGTCTTTGAATATGAAGACGAAAGGGGCCGGCGCATCCTCCGTGGGCTCGCGTTCGTGCAGGACTTCCCGGAGGACAGCGCTTGGGCGCACCCCGTGGATGGACTCGTAGCCTACGTGGACGTGGTCAACAAGGAAGTCACCCAGGTCATCGATCTGGGCGTCATGCCGATCCCGGCAGAGCACGGAAACTACACGGATCCTGAACTGACCGGCCCTCTCCGCGAAACCCAGAAACCCATCAGCATCACGCAGCCCGAAGGCCCCAGCTTCACCGTCACGGGCGGCAACCACGTGGAGTGGGAAAAGTGGAGCGTGGACGTCGGCTTCGACGTCCGCGAAGGAGTTGTCCTCCACAACCTGGCTTTCCAGGACGGCGAGAAGAAGCGGCCCATCATTAATCGCGCGTCCATTGCCGAAATGGTGGTGCCCTACGGCGATCCCTCGCCCATCAGGTCTTGGCAGAACTACTTCGATACCGGCGAATACCTGGTGGGCCAGTACGCAAACTCCTTGGAACTGGGCTGCGACTGCCTGGGCGACATCACCTACCTCAGCCCTGTCATCAGCGACGCTTTCGGCAATCCCCGTGAGATCCGCAACGGCATCTGCATGCACGAGGAAGACTGGGGCATCCTGTCCAAGCACTCCGACCTCTGGACCGGCATCAACTACACCCGCCGCAACCGTCGCCTGGTGATCTCCTTCTTCACCACCATCGGCAACTACGATTACGGCTTCTACTGGTACCTCTACCTGGACGGCACCATCGAGTTCGAAGCCAAGGCCACCGGCGTCGTGTTCACCAGCGCGTTCCCGGAAGGCGGCTCGGAGAACATTTCCCAGCTGGCTCCCGGGCTGGGTGCACCGTTCCACCAGCACCTGTTCAGCGCGCGCCTGGACATGGCCATTGACGGTTTCATCAACCGTGTGGAGGAAGAAGACGTGGTCCGCCAGGCCATGGGCGAGGGCAATGAGCGCGGCAATGCGTTCTCCCGCAAGCGCACGCTCCTGGCGAAAGAGTCCGAGGCCGTCCGCGAAGCCGACGCAAGGGCTGGCCGCACCTGGATCATTTCCAACCCTGGGTCCACAAACCGCCTCGGCGAGCCCGTCGGTTACAAACTCCACGCCGAAAACCAGCCCACGCTCCTGGCCGATCCGGGGTCATCCATTGCCAAGCGCGCAGCCTTCGCCACCAAGGACGTATGGGTCACCCGCTACGCCGACGACGAGCGCTACCCCACGGGCGACTTCGTGAATCAGCACTCCGGCGGTGCTGGCTTGCCGGCTTACGTTGCCCAGGACCGCGAGATCGACGGCCAGGACATCGTCCTCTGGCACACGTTCGGCCTGACCCACTTCCCCCGCGTTGAGGATTGGCCCATCATGCCCGTGGATACCGTGGGCTTCAAGCTGCGTCCCGAGGGCTTCTTCGACCGCAGCCCCGTTCTGGACGTGCCGGCCAACGCCTCAGGCTCGAGTTGCCACAGTGCCGCCGGCGCCACTGGCGAGCACCACGACGGCGAAGCCGCCGGGCACTGCCACTAA
- a CDS encoding TetR/AcrR family transcriptional regulator yields the protein MPKIVDHDQRRLELVDATWRIIARLGMEGATMREIAEEAGFANGALKPYFPTKDLLLTSAFGHVFNRTNQRIATMTEGLSGVAALRAFCAEVLPLDEERVNEARIVIPFWQKALNDAQMAILHSESMSQWHTTITAHAAAARAAGEIKAPIGDAAVADHLLNMMLGAQIVVALSPAEHFSQDLAGQLDNYLALLAV from the coding sequence GTGCCAAAGATTGTGGACCACGATCAACGACGCCTCGAACTGGTGGACGCTACCTGGCGCATCATCGCAAGGCTGGGCATGGAAGGGGCCACCATGCGGGAGATAGCCGAGGAGGCAGGCTTCGCCAACGGCGCGCTCAAGCCCTATTTCCCCACCAAGGACCTGCTTCTCACATCGGCCTTCGGGCACGTTTTCAACCGCACCAACCAGCGCATCGCCACCATGACGGAGGGGCTCTCCGGGGTGGCCGCTCTCCGCGCATTCTGCGCCGAAGTCCTGCCCTTGGATGAGGAACGCGTCAACGAAGCCCGGATCGTGATTCCCTTCTGGCAGAAGGCACTGAACGACGCCCAGATGGCCATCCTTCACAGCGAGTCCATGAGCCAGTGGCACACCACCATCACTGCCCACGCCGCAGCAGCCCGGGCGGCCGGTGAGATCAAGGCGCCCATCGGGGACGCCGCCGTCGCCGATCACCTGCTGAACATGATGCTCGGCGCGCAGATCGTGGTGGCGCTGTCCCCTGCAGAACATTTTTCGCAGGATCTCGCGGGGCAGTTGGACAACTACCTGGCGCTGCTGGCTGTTTGA
- a CDS encoding DUF4230 domain-containing protein, whose product MKFFKARVLLWPLVLVTPLVIAGIVAIFASGALNALALNSLFGSNSSERDSQVQQSVTRVQEVALVSLHIEGVARHESSGEILGVVVPASEKTTLIQYKFDAKLGVDGSKVKIEPTGKDSYRVTIPEFVGIGYEDPVFEDPLESSEALSWLTPAAVQTRMITNILSDENKQKYIVQNHDALREQAQAFYSGIVASVDPKIQLVFEFAQ is encoded by the coding sequence ATGAAGTTTTTCAAAGCAAGGGTTTTACTCTGGCCACTCGTCTTGGTCACTCCACTGGTTATTGCAGGAATCGTGGCAATTTTCGCTTCAGGCGCCCTGAATGCCCTGGCTCTCAATTCACTGTTCGGCAGCAACTCGAGCGAACGCGATTCCCAGGTGCAACAGTCCGTCACCCGGGTGCAAGAGGTTGCCCTGGTCAGCCTGCACATTGAGGGGGTGGCACGACACGAAAGTTCAGGCGAAATACTCGGAGTGGTTGTACCTGCCAGCGAGAAGACCACGCTGATCCAGTATAAGTTCGATGCAAAACTCGGCGTCGACGGGTCAAAGGTGAAAATCGAACCCACCGGTAAAGACTCATATCGGGTGACCATCCCCGAATTCGTCGGGATTGGCTACGAGGATCCCGTGTTCGAGGATCCTCTGGAAAGCAGCGAGGCGCTCAGTTGGCTAACACCGGCAGCGGTCCAAACCCGCATGATCACCAACATTCTCAGCGACGAAAACAAGCAGAAGTACATTGTTCAAAACCACGACGCCCTTCGAGAACAGGCCCAAGCCTTTTACTCTGGAATAGTCGCGAGCGTGGATCCAAAAATCCAGCTCGTATTTGAATTCGCACAGTAA
- a CDS encoding LysE family transporter yields MSLASLAAFAGLCLVLSVTPGPDTFLVLRIALNRPSAGIAAAAGSAAGAIAWAALVGVGLAAILEQSAELFRWVKIAGGLYLLYLGVSSFIKSRKAAKAGMDGSGGEEPLPYSRLSALGAGALSTLLNPKVGLFYLAVVPQFIPHGGDTMGTSLILGLVVAVIAFAYLSMIAVVAFKAMRWLKRPKVGTVVERVSSGVIAGLGVGVVASGATS; encoded by the coding sequence GTGAGCCTCGCTTCCCTCGCAGCCTTTGCCGGCCTCTGCCTTGTCCTTTCGGTGACTCCCGGTCCCGATACGTTTCTGGTCCTCCGGATTGCGCTGAACAGGCCAAGTGCGGGCATTGCCGCGGCGGCTGGTTCAGCTGCGGGTGCCATTGCGTGGGCTGCGTTGGTGGGCGTTGGGTTGGCTGCGATCCTGGAGCAGTCCGCTGAATTGTTCCGGTGGGTGAAGATCGCGGGCGGCCTGTACCTGCTGTACCTGGGTGTCTCGTCATTCATCAAGTCCCGGAAGGCGGCCAAGGCAGGCATGGACGGTTCCGGCGGGGAGGAGCCCCTCCCGTACAGTCGGCTCTCAGCCCTGGGCGCCGGCGCGCTGTCCACGCTGCTCAACCCCAAGGTGGGACTCTTCTACCTGGCCGTGGTTCCGCAATTCATCCCGCACGGGGGCGACACCATGGGCACTTCCCTGATCCTGGGCCTCGTTGTCGCGGTCATCGCCTTCGCCTACCTCTCCATGATCGCCGTTGTGGCGTTCAAGGCGATGCGGTGGCTCAAACGCCCCAAGGTGGGCACCGTCGTCGAGCGCGTCAGCAGCGGTGTGATCGCCGGGCTGGGCGTGGGCGTGGTGGCGTCGGGCGCCACGAGCTGA
- a CDS encoding aldehyde dehydrogenase family protein, which translates to METYDALLASITPAAGQNSRTILDPATGEAVGEAPVHTVEDLQAAIDAAAAAQPAWAALGHDARSAALLKAADAVERSAEELARLLSREQGKPLNGPNARFEVGACSAWLRATAGTPLEPEVVVDDGETHAELHYRPIGVVGAIGPWNWPMMITIWQIAPALRMGNAVVVKPSEYTPLSVLALISIINQELPEGLLSVVSGGRDVGEALASHDAIGKVMFTGSTATGKAIIRSSADTVKRLTLELGGNDAGIVLPDSDPKAIAEGLFWGAFINTGQTCAALKRLYVHESQYEAVCSELAAVAAAMPMGNGLDENNVLGPLQNRQQYNIVARLVDAARESGARILVGGNPDDNQPGNFYPTTLVADIDNDNPLVAEEQFGPALPIIKYSTVDEAVAKANALDVGLGASVWSSDLGAAREVAARIQAGTVWINKHGAVDPRVPFGGAKQSGYGLEFGAEGLKALGVPQVING; encoded by the coding sequence ATGGAGACTTACGACGCCCTGCTGGCCTCGATCACCCCGGCCGCCGGCCAGAACAGCCGCACCATTCTTGACCCTGCGACGGGCGAGGCTGTTGGCGAGGCACCCGTTCACACCGTGGAAGACCTGCAGGCCGCAATCGACGCAGCAGCCGCAGCGCAACCTGCCTGGGCTGCGCTGGGCCACGACGCCAGGTCCGCCGCGCTCCTGAAAGCAGCCGACGCCGTCGAACGTTCCGCCGAAGAACTTGCCCGGCTGCTCTCCCGCGAGCAAGGCAAGCCGCTGAACGGCCCCAATGCCCGCTTCGAAGTGGGCGCCTGCTCCGCGTGGCTCCGTGCCACCGCGGGCACTCCGCTGGAACCCGAGGTGGTGGTTGATGACGGCGAAACGCACGCCGAACTGCACTACCGGCCCATCGGCGTGGTGGGTGCAATTGGCCCGTGGAACTGGCCCATGATGATCACCATTTGGCAGATCGCGCCAGCGCTCCGCATGGGCAATGCGGTGGTGGTCAAGCCCTCCGAATACACTCCGCTGTCCGTGCTGGCGCTGATTTCCATCATCAACCAGGAACTGCCTGAGGGCCTGCTGTCCGTAGTCTCGGGCGGCCGCGACGTCGGCGAAGCGCTGGCCTCACACGATGCCATTGGAAAGGTGATGTTCACCGGGTCCACAGCTACGGGCAAGGCGATCATCCGGTCCTCTGCGGACACCGTCAAGCGGCTCACGCTGGAGCTCGGCGGCAACGACGCCGGAATTGTGCTGCCAGACTCCGATCCCAAGGCAATTGCGGAGGGCTTGTTCTGGGGCGCTTTCATCAACACCGGACAAACCTGCGCCGCCCTGAAGCGCCTGTACGTCCACGAGTCCCAGTACGAGGCCGTCTGTTCCGAGCTCGCCGCTGTTGCCGCCGCCATGCCCATGGGCAACGGGCTGGATGAGAACAATGTGCTTGGTCCGCTGCAGAACCGGCAGCAGTACAACATTGTTGCCCGGCTGGTGGACGCCGCCCGCGAGTCCGGCGCCCGGATCCTGGTGGGCGGAAACCCCGACGACAACCAGCCCGGCAACTTCTACCCCACCACCCTGGTGGCGGACATCGACAATGACAATCCGCTGGTGGCCGAGGAACAGTTTGGCCCGGCACTGCCGATCATCAAATACAGCACCGTTGACGAGGCGGTGGCCAAGGCGAACGCGCTCGACGTCGGACTGGGCGCCTCTGTTTGGTCCTCCGACCTGGGTGCCGCACGGGAAGTCGCCGCCCGCATCCAGGCCGGAACCGTGTGGATCAACAAGCACGGTGCCGTGGACCCCCGGGTGCCGTTCGGCGGGGCAAAGCAATCAGGCTACGGCTTGGAATTCGGCGCCGAAGGCCTGAAGGCATTGGGCGTTCCGCAGGTGATCAACGGCTGA
- a CDS encoding prephenate dehydratase codes for MSQKIAYQGEPGANSDLACKQMFPAMESVPCASFEDAFELVSSGAADLAMIPIENSIAGRVADIHVLLPQSNLQIVGEYFLPIRFDLLGIPGSTIEGATEVHSHIHALGQCRRIIREAGLKPVIAGDTAGSAREVRDWNDPRKLSLAPPLAAQLYGLEVLASGVEDDPTNTTRFVVLARERELPTKEELPAPAITTFVFRVRNVPSALYKALGGFATNGLNMTRLESYMVGDEFAATMFISDVEGHPEDPRLRRALEELEFFTTEVRVLGVYAADGYRERNTVSA; via the coding sequence ATGTCCCAGAAGATTGCGTATCAAGGTGAGCCGGGAGCCAACTCGGATCTCGCGTGCAAGCAAATGTTCCCCGCTATGGAGAGCGTCCCGTGTGCAAGCTTTGAGGACGCCTTTGAGCTGGTCTCCTCCGGGGCCGCGGACCTGGCCATGATCCCGATCGAGAACTCCATTGCAGGACGCGTAGCCGACATCCACGTCCTGCTCCCCCAGTCCAACCTGCAGATTGTGGGCGAGTACTTCCTGCCCATCCGCTTTGATCTCCTGGGGATTCCGGGCAGCACCATCGAGGGTGCCACCGAGGTCCACAGCCACATCCACGCGCTGGGCCAGTGCCGGCGGATCATCCGCGAAGCAGGCCTGAAGCCGGTCATTGCGGGCGACACGGCCGGGTCGGCGCGCGAGGTACGCGACTGGAACGATCCCCGAAAACTCTCCCTGGCTCCCCCTTTGGCCGCCCAGCTGTACGGTCTGGAAGTCCTGGCGTCCGGCGTCGAGGACGACCCCACCAACACCACCCGCTTTGTGGTGCTGGCCCGCGAGCGCGAGCTTCCCACCAAGGAAGAGTTGCCCGCCCCGGCCATCACCACTTTTGTATTCCGCGTCCGCAACGTTCCATCGGCCCTGTACAAGGCGCTGGGTGGATTCGCCACCAACGGCCTCAACATGACGCGCTTGGAGAGCTACATGGTGGGCGACGAATTCGCAGCCACCATGTTCATCTCCGATGTGGAGGGGCACCCGGAAGACCCACGGTTGAGGCGTGCCTTGGAGGAATTGGAATTCTTCACCACCGAGGTCCGGGTGTTGGGCGTCTACGCCGCTGATGGCTACCGGGAACGGAACACGGTCAGCGCGTAG
- a CDS encoding MMPL family transporter: MNAQKVPFWLRWLVPVVLVITWLGIAGIGGPTFGRLSEVSSNDQASFLPAGAEATEAGEWQAKFRDSEEIPAVVIVENDAPFTPAQLAQAAKLKGDIDALKLGSAVVGPIPSQDSKAVQFIVPMASSDELREKVKELRDVVQPGAPDGMKAYVTGPAGLTADLVNAFGGIDGILLLVALGAVFVILLLVYRSVVLPLAVLFTSVFALCAAILLVFGMAKLGWIQLNGQSQGILSILVIGAATDYALLYVARFREALTHTTNRTQAVITAWKASFEPILASGATVIIALLCLLFSDLNSNKALGPVAAAGILCSLFAALTLLPALMALLGRAAFWPFRPKLLPDDQREPELVTGLEGQKGLWKGVGTLVSKRPRVVWIASVLLLLVASAGVLQLKANGVPQTDVILAKSDAVDGQDALARHFDAGSGSPAVVVASQGSAQQVLDKVKAADGVGDAYLLADGNVPITGAPGAPTEPAVRDGRVLINATLNSAADSIEAENAVKALRTEVRDVDSQALVGGVTATALDTNTTAQRDLLVIIPVVLVVILFILMLLLRSVVAPVLLVLSVVLSYAAALGVSAWVFNGIFKFSGADATVPLFGFVFLVALGVDYNIFLMSRVREESLKHGTRPGILRGLAVTGGVITSAGVVLAATFAALGVIPIMFLVQLAFIVAFGVLLDTVLVRSLLVPALAYDIGSKIWWPSKLGRSPRDAVIREHEEEGAPVGR, translated from the coding sequence ATGAACGCGCAGAAAGTTCCGTTCTGGCTGAGATGGCTGGTGCCCGTGGTGCTGGTCATCACCTGGCTGGGCATTGCCGGAATCGGCGGCCCCACATTCGGGCGGCTCAGTGAAGTCTCCTCCAACGATCAAGCCTCCTTCCTGCCCGCCGGTGCTGAAGCCACCGAGGCCGGCGAATGGCAGGCCAAGTTCAGGGATTCCGAAGAAATCCCCGCCGTGGTCATCGTCGAAAACGACGCCCCTTTCACCCCGGCCCAACTGGCTCAAGCAGCCAAGCTCAAAGGCGACATTGACGCACTCAAGCTGGGGAGCGCCGTCGTCGGCCCCATTCCTTCCCAGGACAGCAAGGCTGTGCAGTTCATTGTCCCCATGGCGTCCTCGGACGAGCTGAGGGAGAAGGTCAAGGAACTCCGTGACGTGGTCCAGCCCGGCGCCCCCGATGGCATGAAGGCCTACGTCACCGGCCCGGCCGGCCTCACGGCGGATCTGGTCAACGCGTTCGGTGGCATCGACGGCATCCTGCTGCTGGTGGCACTGGGCGCCGTGTTCGTGATCCTGTTGCTGGTGTACCGGTCCGTGGTGCTCCCGCTGGCGGTACTTTTCACCTCGGTGTTCGCCCTCTGCGCGGCGATTCTGCTGGTCTTCGGCATGGCCAAGCTGGGCTGGATCCAGCTCAACGGCCAAAGCCAAGGCATCCTGTCCATCCTGGTGATCGGCGCGGCAACGGACTACGCACTGCTGTACGTGGCGCGCTTCCGTGAAGCACTGACCCACACCACCAACCGCACGCAGGCCGTCATCACCGCGTGGAAGGCGTCCTTCGAGCCGATCCTGGCCTCGGGCGCCACCGTGATCATCGCGCTCCTGTGCCTGCTCTTCTCAGATCTGAACTCCAACAAGGCGCTGGGGCCCGTGGCTGCGGCCGGCATCCTCTGCTCGCTGTTCGCCGCGCTCACTCTCCTGCCCGCGCTCATGGCACTGCTGGGCCGCGCCGCTTTCTGGCCCTTCCGTCCCAAGCTCCTTCCCGACGACCAGCGCGAACCCGAGCTGGTCACCGGCCTGGAAGGACAAAAGGGTCTGTGGAAGGGAGTCGGCACGCTGGTTTCCAAGCGCCCGCGCGTGGTGTGGATAGCGTCGGTCCTGCTGCTCTTGGTGGCATCCGCCGGTGTTCTCCAACTCAAAGCAAACGGTGTCCCGCAAACGGACGTCATCCTCGCCAAGTCGGACGCCGTGGACGGCCAGGACGCTCTGGCGCGCCACTTCGACGCCGGCAGCGGCAGCCCCGCCGTCGTGGTGGCCTCCCAAGGCTCCGCGCAGCAAGTCCTGGACAAGGTCAAAGCGGCCGACGGCGTGGGGGACGCCTACCTGTTGGCCGACGGGAACGTCCCCATCACCGGAGCCCCGGGCGCCCCCACCGAACCCGCGGTCCGTGATGGCAGGGTGCTCATCAACGCCACCCTGAACTCCGCAGCCGACTCGATCGAAGCCGAGAACGCAGTGAAGGCACTGCGAACCGAGGTCCGCGACGTTGATTCCCAAGCCTTGGTGGGTGGGGTCACGGCGACAGCCCTGGATACCAACACCACCGCCCAGCGCGACCTCCTGGTGATCATTCCGGTGGTTCTGGTGGTGATCCTCTTCATCCTGATGCTCCTGCTGCGATCCGTGGTGGCGCCGGTGCTGCTGGTGCTGTCCGTGGTGCTCTCCTACGCTGCAGCCCTGGGCGTCTCTGCCTGGGTGTTCAACGGGATTTTCAAGTTCTCCGGAGCTGATGCCACCGTTCCGCTGTTCGGATTCGTGTTCCTTGTTGCGTTGGGTGTGGACTACAACATCTTCCTGATGAGCAGGGTGCGCGAGGAATCGTTGAAGCATGGAACCCGGCCGGGCATCCTCCGCGGGCTGGCCGTGACCGGTGGCGTGATCACCTCCGCCGGCGTGGTGTTGGCGGCCACGTTCGCGGCCCTGGGTGTCATCCCCATCATGTTCCTGGTGCAACTGGCATTCATTGTGGCATTCGGCGTGCTGCTGGACACGGTCCTGGTCCGGTCTCTGCTGGTTCCTGCGCTGGCTTACGACATTGGCAGCAAGATCTGGTGGCCCAGCAAGCTTGGACGGTCCCCGCGCGATGCCGTGATCCGCGAGCATGAAGAAGAAGGCGCCCCCGTGGGACGCTGA
- a CDS encoding MarR family winged helix-turn-helix transcriptional regulator — MTDPVVQRPDDAGEPGRHTPGGAPGGGRPQDAAPQELVRLLQDFTLEANHYVDAAGGTNDMHRTDLNALAVIMRHSAAGKVVTPGVLRSELRLSSPATTALVDRLHASGHVVRERLGTDRRQVQLHMTPKAYKDGSAMFMPLAIHMGRAMATYSAEELDVVTRFMTDMVDATLAARDEATGTEAG; from the coding sequence ATGACTGACCCAGTGGTTCAGCGCCCGGACGACGCCGGCGAACCCGGCCGCCACACTCCCGGCGGCGCACCCGGGGGCGGCAGGCCACAGGATGCGGCACCGCAGGAGTTGGTGCGACTCCTTCAGGACTTCACGTTGGAGGCCAACCACTACGTGGACGCGGCCGGCGGCACGAACGACATGCACCGCACGGACCTCAATGCCTTGGCCGTCATCATGCGGCACTCCGCGGCAGGCAAAGTGGTAACCCCCGGTGTGCTGCGCTCCGAACTGCGGCTGAGTTCACCCGCCACCACCGCTTTGGTGGACCGGCTCCATGCCTCCGGCCACGTGGTCCGCGAACGATTGGGCACGGACCGGCGTCAGGTCCAGCTCCACATGACCCCCAAGGCCTACAAGGACGGAAGTGCCATGTTCATGCCGCTGGCTATCCACATGGGCCGGGCCATGGCCACCTACAGCGCTGAAGAGCTGGATGTGGTGACCCGCTTCATGACGGACATGGTGGACGCAACCCTGGCTGCCCGGGACGAAGCCACAGGCACGGAAGCCGGCTGA
- a CDS encoding methyltransferase domain-containing protein, with protein MNAQQQPEDVYTHGHHESVVRAHASRTVENSAAFVMPYLTPGTTVLDVGCGPGSITCDFAGLVSPAQVIGLDRSADVVAQATGLAGERGVDNVSFQTGNIYDLDFEDESFDVVHAHQVLQHLTDPVAALREMRRVAKPGAIVAVRDADFHGMSWYPELPELDEWMDLYQKIARRNGAEPDAGRRLVSWAQQAGFTQVGPSSSNWLYATAQQRAWQARVWSERVLHSAFAEQALEYGLANEADLARIAAGWHRWGATDDGYFLIPNGEVIARA; from the coding sequence ATGAACGCGCAGCAGCAGCCTGAAGATGTCTACACCCATGGACACCACGAGTCGGTTGTCCGTGCCCACGCATCACGAACAGTGGAAAACTCTGCGGCTTTTGTGATGCCCTACCTCACTCCCGGGACCACCGTGCTCGACGTCGGATGCGGACCGGGCAGCATCACCTGCGATTTCGCGGGGCTGGTTTCCCCGGCGCAGGTGATCGGCCTGGACCGATCAGCTGACGTGGTGGCCCAGGCAACCGGGCTGGCCGGCGAGCGCGGCGTGGACAACGTCTCCTTCCAGACCGGCAACATCTACGACCTGGACTTCGAGGACGAATCCTTTGACGTGGTCCACGCGCACCAGGTCCTGCAGCACCTCACGGACCCCGTCGCTGCGCTGCGTGAAATGCGCCGGGTAGCCAAGCCCGGCGCCATTGTTGCCGTGCGCGACGCTGATTTCCATGGGATGAGCTGGTACCCGGAGCTGCCGGAGCTTGATGAGTGGATGGATTTGTACCAGAAGATCGCCAGGCGGAACGGGGCTGAACCCGACGCCGGGCGACGACTGGTCTCGTGGGCACAGCAGGCGGGTTTCACCCAAGTGGGGCCCAGCAGCAGCAACTGGTTGTACGCCACCGCACAACAACGTGCGTGGCAGGCCCGGGTATGGAGCGAACGGGTATTGCACTCGGCATTCGCCGAACAAGCGCTGGAATACGGCCTGGCCAACGAGGCGGACCTGGCCAGGATTGCGGCGGGGTGGCACCGGTGGGGCGCCACCGATGACGGCTATTTCCTCATTCCCAACGGCGAAGTAATCGCCAGGGCCTGA
- a CDS encoding YciI family protein — protein sequence MKYMIMMFGSAEGMMETADPGWIKEMIGFMIQIDKDLTESGELVFNAGLADGSAAKLVKQTPDGVITTDGPFAESKESLVGYWVVDVASEERAVEICSSIVKYSQVVELRPLADGPPEV from the coding sequence ATGAAATACATGATCATGATGTTCGGTTCGGCAGAAGGCATGATGGAGACGGCCGACCCCGGATGGATCAAGGAAATGATCGGTTTCATGATCCAGATCGACAAGGACCTCACCGAGTCCGGAGAGCTGGTCTTCAATGCGGGCCTGGCCGACGGCAGTGCCGCCAAGCTGGTCAAGCAGACCCCCGATGGCGTGATCACCACGGACGGCCCCTTCGCCGAGTCCAAGGAATCGTTGGTGGGTTATTGGGTGGTTGACGTGGCCAGCGAGGAACGCGCCGTGGAAATCTGCTCCAGCATTGTGAAGTACTCCCAAGTGGTTGAGCTCCGCCCGCTGGCCGATGGACCTCCGGAGGTCTGA